The following proteins are encoded in a genomic region of Alosa alosa isolate M-15738 ecotype Scorff River chromosome 10, AALO_Geno_1.1, whole genome shotgun sequence:
- the sp1 gene encoding transcription factor Sp1 isoform X2: protein MSGEQQQDEMAALVESDGDFLQKRNRNTGQDSQQPSPLALLAATCSRMDENDATSDQQNQQQSQQLDLSQSQITHTANGWQVVSGVMSEDQKNRLVVSSGATVQQQQPQHQYVMAPSVQGQQVLTTLSGMMPNIQYQVIPQFQTVDGQQLQLAQTQQDPSALGAGQFQLVSSPNGGQQLIAATNRPGAAGNILTMPGLIQQAIPLQNLGLGNSVLPNQTQFLANMPLSLNGNITLLPVSTGVSSTGGGDGGGGAGGSNQQLMQQQPTVSSVGSTYYTTSSTTTSAQPTISYGIATQAQSTNTVVTGTFQNATGAVPIQPDNRDGQQQQQQQQQQQQQQPQQQQILIQPQQILQGAQTLQAIHPGTMTTAGGQMFATPTITQDGLQNLQIQAIPNSGPILLRTVGPNGQVSWQTIQLQNPGGAQITLAPVQSIPQLAQTQTGNTVQLQSLQGLQGLQTINLNPLGNTGLQMHQLQGVPIAIANTAGEQIMQTATGNDSMDDAALEESLETSPTPNRRTRREACTCPYCKDGEGRSDPTKKKQHICHIPGCNKVYGKTSHLRAHLRWHTGERPFVCSWSFCGKRFTRSDELQRHKRTHTGEKKFSCPECPKRFMRSDHLSKHIKTHLNKKGVPAGGQPTSDSASPAPVASDNGAQADQPTLITMETLSPEGIARLASSGINVMQVTDIHSLNMNSNGY from the exons ATGAGTGGTG AGCAACAGCAAGATGAAATGGCCGCGCTGGTGGAAAGTGACGGAGACTTCCTTCAAAAACGAAACAGAAATACCGGACAG GACTCCCAGCAGCCATCTCCCCTTGCTCTGTTAGCAGCTACCTGCAGTCGCATGGATGAGAATGATGCCACATCTGACCAGCAAAACCAGCAGCAAAGTCAGCAGTTAGACCTCAGCCAgtctcagatcacacacactgccaacgGCTGGCAAGTCGTCTCTGGCGTCATGTCCGAGGATCAGAAGAATAGACTGGTGGTGTCCTCAGGAGCCAcagtacagcagcagcagcctcagcatCAGTATGTCATGGCCCCGTCTGTGCAGGGCCAACAGGTGCTTACCACCCTCTCTGGTATGATGCCCAACATCCAGTACCAAGTCATACCCCAGTTTCAGACTGTGGATGGCCAGCAGCTGCAGCTTGCTCAGACCCAGCAGGACCCTTCGGCGTTGGGGGCTGGCCAGTTTCAGCTGGTGTCCTCTCCCAATGGTGGTCAGCAGCTCATTGCCGCCACCAACAGACCTGGGGCTGCAGGTAACATCCTCACTATGCCGGGGCTCATTCAGCAAGCTATACCCCTCCAGAACCTGGGCCTGGGCAACTCGGTACTGCCCAATCAGACACAGTTCCTGGCCAACATGCCATTGTCGCTTAACGGCAACATTACCCTCCTGCCAGTAAGTACTGGAGTGTCCTCTACAGGCGGGGGAGATGGGGGAGGTGGAGCCGGAGGCAGCAACCAGCAGTTGATGCAGCAGCAACCCACAGTGTCGTCTGTCGGGTCAACATACTATACCAcctccagcaccaccacctcTGCCCAGCCTACCATCTCGTATGGGATAGCAACGCAGGCTCAGAGCACTAACACAGTAGTCACTGGAACCTTCCAGAATGCAACAGGGGCTGTACCCATCCAGCCTGATAACAGAGATGgtcaacaacagcagcagcagcagcaacaacaacaacaacaacagccccagcagcagcagatccTCATCCAGCCCCAGCAGATCCTCCAGGGAGCCCAGACGCTCCAGGCCATCCATCCAGGCACGATGACAACAGCAGGGGGCCAGATGTTTGCCACACCGACCATCACTCAGGACGGCCTCCAGAACCTGCAGATCCAGGCCATCCCCAACAGTGGGCCCATCCTGTTGCGCACGGTGGGGCCCAACGGCCAAGTCAGCTGGCAGACCATCCAGCTCCAGAACCCGGGAGGGGCTCAGATCACCCTGGCGCCCGTGCAGTCCATCCCGCAGCTGGCACAGACGCAGACGGGCAACACGGTGCAGCTGCAGAGCCTGCAGGGCTTGCAGGGCCTGCAGACCATTAACCTGAACCCACTGGGCAACACAGGGCTGCAGATGCACCAGTTGCAAGGGGTTCCTATCGCCATCGCCAACACAGCAG GAGAGCAGATTATGCAGACTGCAACTGGCAACGACAGCATGGATGACGCGGCTCTGGAAGAGAGCCTGGAAACCAGCCCCACCCCCAACAGACGCACACGCCGAGAAGCCTGCACTTGTCCCTACTGCAAGGATGGGGAGGGCCG TAGCGACCCCACCAAGAAGAAGCAGCACATCTGCCATATCCCTGGCTGCAACAAGGTCTACGGCAAGACGTCACACCTGCGCGCCCATCTGCGCTGGCACACGGGAGAGAGGCCGTTTGTCTGCTCCTGGTCCTTCTGTGGCAAGCGCTTCACCCGCTCGGATGAGCTGCAACGACACAAGCGCACCCACACTG GTGAGAAGAAGTTCTCCTGTCCAGAATGTCCCAAGCGCTTCATGCGCAGTGACCACCTCTCCAAGCACATCAAGACCCACTTGAATAAGAAGGGCGTCCCAGCAGGCGGCCAGCCCACGTCCGACTCCGCCTCTCCCGCCCCTGTCGCCTCGGACAACGGCGCGCAAGCCGACCAACCCACACTCATCACCATGGAGACTCTGTCGCCTGAGGGCATCGCCAGGCTAGCGAGCAGCGGCATTAACGTCATGCAGGTGACGGACATCCACTCGCTGAACATGAACAGTAACGGCTACTGA
- the sp1 gene encoding transcription factor Sp1 isoform X1, whose translation MSGEQQQDEMAALVESDGDFLQKRNRNTGQDSQQPSPLALLAATCSRMDENDATSDQQNQQQSQQLDLSQSQITHTANGWQVVSGVMSEDQKNRLVVSSGATVQQQQPQHQYVMAPSVQGQQVLTTLSGMMPNIQYQVIPQFQTVDGQQLQLAQTQQDPSALGAGQFQLVSSPNGGQQLIAATNRPGAAGNILTMPGLIQQAIPLQNLGLGNSVLPNQTQFLANMPLSLNGNITLLPVSTGVSSTGGGDGGGGAGGSNQQLMQQQPTVSSVGSTYYTTSSTTTSAQPTISYGIATQAQSTNTVVTGTFQNATGAVPIQPDNRDGQQQQQQQQQQQQQQPQQQQILIQPQQILQGAQTLQAIHPGTMTTAGGQMFATPTITQDGLQNLQIQAIPNSGPILLRTVGPNGQVSWQTIQLQNPGGAQITLAPVQSIPQLAQTQTGNTVQLQSLQGLQGLQTINLNPLGNTGLQMHQLQGVPIAIANTAGEQIMQTATGNDSMDDAALEESLETSPTPNRRTRREACTCPYCKDGEGRSSDPTKKKQHICHIPGCNKVYGKTSHLRAHLRWHTGERPFVCSWSFCGKRFTRSDELQRHKRTHTGEKKFSCPECPKRFMRSDHLSKHIKTHLNKKGVPAGGQPTSDSASPAPVASDNGAQADQPTLITMETLSPEGIARLASSGINVMQVTDIHSLNMNSNGY comes from the exons ATGAGTGGTG AGCAACAGCAAGATGAAATGGCCGCGCTGGTGGAAAGTGACGGAGACTTCCTTCAAAAACGAAACAGAAATACCGGACAG GACTCCCAGCAGCCATCTCCCCTTGCTCTGTTAGCAGCTACCTGCAGTCGCATGGATGAGAATGATGCCACATCTGACCAGCAAAACCAGCAGCAAAGTCAGCAGTTAGACCTCAGCCAgtctcagatcacacacactgccaacgGCTGGCAAGTCGTCTCTGGCGTCATGTCCGAGGATCAGAAGAATAGACTGGTGGTGTCCTCAGGAGCCAcagtacagcagcagcagcctcagcatCAGTATGTCATGGCCCCGTCTGTGCAGGGCCAACAGGTGCTTACCACCCTCTCTGGTATGATGCCCAACATCCAGTACCAAGTCATACCCCAGTTTCAGACTGTGGATGGCCAGCAGCTGCAGCTTGCTCAGACCCAGCAGGACCCTTCGGCGTTGGGGGCTGGCCAGTTTCAGCTGGTGTCCTCTCCCAATGGTGGTCAGCAGCTCATTGCCGCCACCAACAGACCTGGGGCTGCAGGTAACATCCTCACTATGCCGGGGCTCATTCAGCAAGCTATACCCCTCCAGAACCTGGGCCTGGGCAACTCGGTACTGCCCAATCAGACACAGTTCCTGGCCAACATGCCATTGTCGCTTAACGGCAACATTACCCTCCTGCCAGTAAGTACTGGAGTGTCCTCTACAGGCGGGGGAGATGGGGGAGGTGGAGCCGGAGGCAGCAACCAGCAGTTGATGCAGCAGCAACCCACAGTGTCGTCTGTCGGGTCAACATACTATACCAcctccagcaccaccacctcTGCCCAGCCTACCATCTCGTATGGGATAGCAACGCAGGCTCAGAGCACTAACACAGTAGTCACTGGAACCTTCCAGAATGCAACAGGGGCTGTACCCATCCAGCCTGATAACAGAGATGgtcaacaacagcagcagcagcagcaacaacaacaacaacaacagccccagcagcagcagatccTCATCCAGCCCCAGCAGATCCTCCAGGGAGCCCAGACGCTCCAGGCCATCCATCCAGGCACGATGACAACAGCAGGGGGCCAGATGTTTGCCACACCGACCATCACTCAGGACGGCCTCCAGAACCTGCAGATCCAGGCCATCCCCAACAGTGGGCCCATCCTGTTGCGCACGGTGGGGCCCAACGGCCAAGTCAGCTGGCAGACCATCCAGCTCCAGAACCCGGGAGGGGCTCAGATCACCCTGGCGCCCGTGCAGTCCATCCCGCAGCTGGCACAGACGCAGACGGGCAACACGGTGCAGCTGCAGAGCCTGCAGGGCTTGCAGGGCCTGCAGACCATTAACCTGAACCCACTGGGCAACACAGGGCTGCAGATGCACCAGTTGCAAGGGGTTCCTATCGCCATCGCCAACACAGCAG GAGAGCAGATTATGCAGACTGCAACTGGCAACGACAGCATGGATGACGCGGCTCTGGAAGAGAGCCTGGAAACCAGCCCCACCCCCAACAGACGCACACGCCGAGAAGCCTGCACTTGTCCCTACTGCAAGGATGGGGAGGGCCG CAGTAGCGACCCCACCAAGAAGAAGCAGCACATCTGCCATATCCCTGGCTGCAACAAGGTCTACGGCAAGACGTCACACCTGCGCGCCCATCTGCGCTGGCACACGGGAGAGAGGCCGTTTGTCTGCTCCTGGTCCTTCTGTGGCAAGCGCTTCACCCGCTCGGATGAGCTGCAACGACACAAGCGCACCCACACTG GTGAGAAGAAGTTCTCCTGTCCAGAATGTCCCAAGCGCTTCATGCGCAGTGACCACCTCTCCAAGCACATCAAGACCCACTTGAATAAGAAGGGCGTCCCAGCAGGCGGCCAGCCCACGTCCGACTCCGCCTCTCCCGCCCCTGTCGCCTCGGACAACGGCGCGCAAGCCGACCAACCCACACTCATCACCATGGAGACTCTGTCGCCTGAGGGCATCGCCAGGCTAGCGAGCAGCGGCATTAACGTCATGCAGGTGACGGACATCCACTCGCTGAACATGAACAGTAACGGCTACTGA
- the sp1 gene encoding transcription factor Sp1 isoform X3, whose product MNQQQQDEMAALVESDGDFLQKRNRNTGQDSQQPSPLALLAATCSRMDENDATSDQQNQQQSQQLDLSQSQITHTANGWQVVSGVMSEDQKNRLVVSSGATVQQQQPQHQYVMAPSVQGQQVLTTLSGMMPNIQYQVIPQFQTVDGQQLQLAQTQQDPSALGAGQFQLVSSPNGGQQLIAATNRPGAAGNILTMPGLIQQAIPLQNLGLGNSVLPNQTQFLANMPLSLNGNITLLPVSTGVSSTGGGDGGGGAGGSNQQLMQQQPTVSSVGSTYYTTSSTTTSAQPTISYGIATQAQSTNTVVTGTFQNATGAVPIQPDNRDGQQQQQQQQQQQQQQPQQQQILIQPQQILQGAQTLQAIHPGTMTTAGGQMFATPTITQDGLQNLQIQAIPNSGPILLRTVGPNGQVSWQTIQLQNPGGAQITLAPVQSIPQLAQTQTGNTVQLQSLQGLQGLQTINLNPLGNTGLQMHQLQGVPIAIANTAGEQIMQTATGNDSMDDAALEESLETSPTPNRRTRREACTCPYCKDGEGRSSDPTKKKQHICHIPGCNKVYGKTSHLRAHLRWHTGERPFVCSWSFCGKRFTRSDELQRHKRTHTGEKKFSCPECPKRFMRSDHLSKHIKTHLNKKGVPAGGQPTSDSASPAPVASDNGAQADQPTLITMETLSPEGIARLASSGINVMQVTDIHSLNMNSNGY is encoded by the exons ATGAACC AGCAACAGCAAGATGAAATGGCCGCGCTGGTGGAAAGTGACGGAGACTTCCTTCAAAAACGAAACAGAAATACCGGACAG GACTCCCAGCAGCCATCTCCCCTTGCTCTGTTAGCAGCTACCTGCAGTCGCATGGATGAGAATGATGCCACATCTGACCAGCAAAACCAGCAGCAAAGTCAGCAGTTAGACCTCAGCCAgtctcagatcacacacactgccaacgGCTGGCAAGTCGTCTCTGGCGTCATGTCCGAGGATCAGAAGAATAGACTGGTGGTGTCCTCAGGAGCCAcagtacagcagcagcagcctcagcatCAGTATGTCATGGCCCCGTCTGTGCAGGGCCAACAGGTGCTTACCACCCTCTCTGGTATGATGCCCAACATCCAGTACCAAGTCATACCCCAGTTTCAGACTGTGGATGGCCAGCAGCTGCAGCTTGCTCAGACCCAGCAGGACCCTTCGGCGTTGGGGGCTGGCCAGTTTCAGCTGGTGTCCTCTCCCAATGGTGGTCAGCAGCTCATTGCCGCCACCAACAGACCTGGGGCTGCAGGTAACATCCTCACTATGCCGGGGCTCATTCAGCAAGCTATACCCCTCCAGAACCTGGGCCTGGGCAACTCGGTACTGCCCAATCAGACACAGTTCCTGGCCAACATGCCATTGTCGCTTAACGGCAACATTACCCTCCTGCCAGTAAGTACTGGAGTGTCCTCTACAGGCGGGGGAGATGGGGGAGGTGGAGCCGGAGGCAGCAACCAGCAGTTGATGCAGCAGCAACCCACAGTGTCGTCTGTCGGGTCAACATACTATACCAcctccagcaccaccacctcTGCCCAGCCTACCATCTCGTATGGGATAGCAACGCAGGCTCAGAGCACTAACACAGTAGTCACTGGAACCTTCCAGAATGCAACAGGGGCTGTACCCATCCAGCCTGATAACAGAGATGgtcaacaacagcagcagcagcagcaacaacaacaacaacaacagccccagcagcagcagatccTCATCCAGCCCCAGCAGATCCTCCAGGGAGCCCAGACGCTCCAGGCCATCCATCCAGGCACGATGACAACAGCAGGGGGCCAGATGTTTGCCACACCGACCATCACTCAGGACGGCCTCCAGAACCTGCAGATCCAGGCCATCCCCAACAGTGGGCCCATCCTGTTGCGCACGGTGGGGCCCAACGGCCAAGTCAGCTGGCAGACCATCCAGCTCCAGAACCCGGGAGGGGCTCAGATCACCCTGGCGCCCGTGCAGTCCATCCCGCAGCTGGCACAGACGCAGACGGGCAACACGGTGCAGCTGCAGAGCCTGCAGGGCTTGCAGGGCCTGCAGACCATTAACCTGAACCCACTGGGCAACACAGGGCTGCAGATGCACCAGTTGCAAGGGGTTCCTATCGCCATCGCCAACACAGCAG GAGAGCAGATTATGCAGACTGCAACTGGCAACGACAGCATGGATGACGCGGCTCTGGAAGAGAGCCTGGAAACCAGCCCCACCCCCAACAGACGCACACGCCGAGAAGCCTGCACTTGTCCCTACTGCAAGGATGGGGAGGGCCG CAGTAGCGACCCCACCAAGAAGAAGCAGCACATCTGCCATATCCCTGGCTGCAACAAGGTCTACGGCAAGACGTCACACCTGCGCGCCCATCTGCGCTGGCACACGGGAGAGAGGCCGTTTGTCTGCTCCTGGTCCTTCTGTGGCAAGCGCTTCACCCGCTCGGATGAGCTGCAACGACACAAGCGCACCCACACTG GTGAGAAGAAGTTCTCCTGTCCAGAATGTCCCAAGCGCTTCATGCGCAGTGACCACCTCTCCAAGCACATCAAGACCCACTTGAATAAGAAGGGCGTCCCAGCAGGCGGCCAGCCCACGTCCGACTCCGCCTCTCCCGCCCCTGTCGCCTCGGACAACGGCGCGCAAGCCGACCAACCCACACTCATCACCATGGAGACTCTGTCGCCTGAGGGCATCGCCAGGCTAGCGAGCAGCGGCATTAACGTCATGCAGGTGACGGACATCCACTCGCTGAACATGAACAGTAACGGCTACTGA
- the sp1 gene encoding transcription factor Sp1 isoform X4 translates to MAALVESDGDFLQKRNRNTGQDSQQPSPLALLAATCSRMDENDATSDQQNQQQSQQLDLSQSQITHTANGWQVVSGVMSEDQKNRLVVSSGATVQQQQPQHQYVMAPSVQGQQVLTTLSGMMPNIQYQVIPQFQTVDGQQLQLAQTQQDPSALGAGQFQLVSSPNGGQQLIAATNRPGAAGNILTMPGLIQQAIPLQNLGLGNSVLPNQTQFLANMPLSLNGNITLLPVSTGVSSTGGGDGGGGAGGSNQQLMQQQPTVSSVGSTYYTTSSTTTSAQPTISYGIATQAQSTNTVVTGTFQNATGAVPIQPDNRDGQQQQQQQQQQQQQQPQQQQILIQPQQILQGAQTLQAIHPGTMTTAGGQMFATPTITQDGLQNLQIQAIPNSGPILLRTVGPNGQVSWQTIQLQNPGGAQITLAPVQSIPQLAQTQTGNTVQLQSLQGLQGLQTINLNPLGNTGLQMHQLQGVPIAIANTAGEQIMQTATGNDSMDDAALEESLETSPTPNRRTRREACTCPYCKDGEGRSSDPTKKKQHICHIPGCNKVYGKTSHLRAHLRWHTGERPFVCSWSFCGKRFTRSDELQRHKRTHTGEKKFSCPECPKRFMRSDHLSKHIKTHLNKKGVPAGGQPTSDSASPAPVASDNGAQADQPTLITMETLSPEGIARLASSGINVMQVTDIHSLNMNSNGY, encoded by the exons ATGGCCGCGCTGGTGGAAAGTGACGGAGACTTCCTTCAAAAACGAAACAGAAATACCGGACAG GACTCCCAGCAGCCATCTCCCCTTGCTCTGTTAGCAGCTACCTGCAGTCGCATGGATGAGAATGATGCCACATCTGACCAGCAAAACCAGCAGCAAAGTCAGCAGTTAGACCTCAGCCAgtctcagatcacacacactgccaacgGCTGGCAAGTCGTCTCTGGCGTCATGTCCGAGGATCAGAAGAATAGACTGGTGGTGTCCTCAGGAGCCAcagtacagcagcagcagcctcagcatCAGTATGTCATGGCCCCGTCTGTGCAGGGCCAACAGGTGCTTACCACCCTCTCTGGTATGATGCCCAACATCCAGTACCAAGTCATACCCCAGTTTCAGACTGTGGATGGCCAGCAGCTGCAGCTTGCTCAGACCCAGCAGGACCCTTCGGCGTTGGGGGCTGGCCAGTTTCAGCTGGTGTCCTCTCCCAATGGTGGTCAGCAGCTCATTGCCGCCACCAACAGACCTGGGGCTGCAGGTAACATCCTCACTATGCCGGGGCTCATTCAGCAAGCTATACCCCTCCAGAACCTGGGCCTGGGCAACTCGGTACTGCCCAATCAGACACAGTTCCTGGCCAACATGCCATTGTCGCTTAACGGCAACATTACCCTCCTGCCAGTAAGTACTGGAGTGTCCTCTACAGGCGGGGGAGATGGGGGAGGTGGAGCCGGAGGCAGCAACCAGCAGTTGATGCAGCAGCAACCCACAGTGTCGTCTGTCGGGTCAACATACTATACCAcctccagcaccaccacctcTGCCCAGCCTACCATCTCGTATGGGATAGCAACGCAGGCTCAGAGCACTAACACAGTAGTCACTGGAACCTTCCAGAATGCAACAGGGGCTGTACCCATCCAGCCTGATAACAGAGATGgtcaacaacagcagcagcagcagcaacaacaacaacaacaacagccccagcagcagcagatccTCATCCAGCCCCAGCAGATCCTCCAGGGAGCCCAGACGCTCCAGGCCATCCATCCAGGCACGATGACAACAGCAGGGGGCCAGATGTTTGCCACACCGACCATCACTCAGGACGGCCTCCAGAACCTGCAGATCCAGGCCATCCCCAACAGTGGGCCCATCCTGTTGCGCACGGTGGGGCCCAACGGCCAAGTCAGCTGGCAGACCATCCAGCTCCAGAACCCGGGAGGGGCTCAGATCACCCTGGCGCCCGTGCAGTCCATCCCGCAGCTGGCACAGACGCAGACGGGCAACACGGTGCAGCTGCAGAGCCTGCAGGGCTTGCAGGGCCTGCAGACCATTAACCTGAACCCACTGGGCAACACAGGGCTGCAGATGCACCAGTTGCAAGGGGTTCCTATCGCCATCGCCAACACAGCAG GAGAGCAGATTATGCAGACTGCAACTGGCAACGACAGCATGGATGACGCGGCTCTGGAAGAGAGCCTGGAAACCAGCCCCACCCCCAACAGACGCACACGCCGAGAAGCCTGCACTTGTCCCTACTGCAAGGATGGGGAGGGCCG CAGTAGCGACCCCACCAAGAAGAAGCAGCACATCTGCCATATCCCTGGCTGCAACAAGGTCTACGGCAAGACGTCACACCTGCGCGCCCATCTGCGCTGGCACACGGGAGAGAGGCCGTTTGTCTGCTCCTGGTCCTTCTGTGGCAAGCGCTTCACCCGCTCGGATGAGCTGCAACGACACAAGCGCACCCACACTG GTGAGAAGAAGTTCTCCTGTCCAGAATGTCCCAAGCGCTTCATGCGCAGTGACCACCTCTCCAAGCACATCAAGACCCACTTGAATAAGAAGGGCGTCCCAGCAGGCGGCCAGCCCACGTCCGACTCCGCCTCTCCCGCCCCTGTCGCCTCGGACAACGGCGCGCAAGCCGACCAACCCACACTCATCACCATGGAGACTCTGTCGCCTGAGGGCATCGCCAGGCTAGCGAGCAGCGGCATTAACGTCATGCAGGTGACGGACATCCACTCGCTGAACATGAACAGTAACGGCTACTGA
- the sp1 gene encoding transcription factor Sp1 isoform X5: protein MDENDATSDQQNQQQSQQLDLSQSQITHTANGWQVVSGVMSEDQKNRLVVSSGATVQQQQPQHQYVMAPSVQGQQVLTTLSGMMPNIQYQVIPQFQTVDGQQLQLAQTQQDPSALGAGQFQLVSSPNGGQQLIAATNRPGAAGNILTMPGLIQQAIPLQNLGLGNSVLPNQTQFLANMPLSLNGNITLLPVSTGVSSTGGGDGGGGAGGSNQQLMQQQPTVSSVGSTYYTTSSTTTSAQPTISYGIATQAQSTNTVVTGTFQNATGAVPIQPDNRDGQQQQQQQQQQQQQQPQQQQILIQPQQILQGAQTLQAIHPGTMTTAGGQMFATPTITQDGLQNLQIQAIPNSGPILLRTVGPNGQVSWQTIQLQNPGGAQITLAPVQSIPQLAQTQTGNTVQLQSLQGLQGLQTINLNPLGNTGLQMHQLQGVPIAIANTAGEQIMQTATGNDSMDDAALEESLETSPTPNRRTRREACTCPYCKDGEGRSSDPTKKKQHICHIPGCNKVYGKTSHLRAHLRWHTGERPFVCSWSFCGKRFTRSDELQRHKRTHTGEKKFSCPECPKRFMRSDHLSKHIKTHLNKKGVPAGGQPTSDSASPAPVASDNGAQADQPTLITMETLSPEGIARLASSGINVMQVTDIHSLNMNSNGY from the exons ATGGATGAGAATGATGCCACATCTGACCAGCAAAACCAGCAGCAAAGTCAGCAGTTAGACCTCAGCCAgtctcagatcacacacactgccaacgGCTGGCAAGTCGTCTCTGGCGTCATGTCCGAGGATCAGAAGAATAGACTGGTGGTGTCCTCAGGAGCCAcagtacagcagcagcagcctcagcatCAGTATGTCATGGCCCCGTCTGTGCAGGGCCAACAGGTGCTTACCACCCTCTCTGGTATGATGCCCAACATCCAGTACCAAGTCATACCCCAGTTTCAGACTGTGGATGGCCAGCAGCTGCAGCTTGCTCAGACCCAGCAGGACCCTTCGGCGTTGGGGGCTGGCCAGTTTCAGCTGGTGTCCTCTCCCAATGGTGGTCAGCAGCTCATTGCCGCCACCAACAGACCTGGGGCTGCAGGTAACATCCTCACTATGCCGGGGCTCATTCAGCAAGCTATACCCCTCCAGAACCTGGGCCTGGGCAACTCGGTACTGCCCAATCAGACACAGTTCCTGGCCAACATGCCATTGTCGCTTAACGGCAACATTACCCTCCTGCCAGTAAGTACTGGAGTGTCCTCTACAGGCGGGGGAGATGGGGGAGGTGGAGCCGGAGGCAGCAACCAGCAGTTGATGCAGCAGCAACCCACAGTGTCGTCTGTCGGGTCAACATACTATACCAcctccagcaccaccacctcTGCCCAGCCTACCATCTCGTATGGGATAGCAACGCAGGCTCAGAGCACTAACACAGTAGTCACTGGAACCTTCCAGAATGCAACAGGGGCTGTACCCATCCAGCCTGATAACAGAGATGgtcaacaacagcagcagcagcagcaacaacaacaacaacaacagccccagcagcagcagatccTCATCCAGCCCCAGCAGATCCTCCAGGGAGCCCAGACGCTCCAGGCCATCCATCCAGGCACGATGACAACAGCAGGGGGCCAGATGTTTGCCACACCGACCATCACTCAGGACGGCCTCCAGAACCTGCAGATCCAGGCCATCCCCAACAGTGGGCCCATCCTGTTGCGCACGGTGGGGCCCAACGGCCAAGTCAGCTGGCAGACCATCCAGCTCCAGAACCCGGGAGGGGCTCAGATCACCCTGGCGCCCGTGCAGTCCATCCCGCAGCTGGCACAGACGCAGACGGGCAACACGGTGCAGCTGCAGAGCCTGCAGGGCTTGCAGGGCCTGCAGACCATTAACCTGAACCCACTGGGCAACACAGGGCTGCAGATGCACCAGTTGCAAGGGGTTCCTATCGCCATCGCCAACACAGCAG GAGAGCAGATTATGCAGACTGCAACTGGCAACGACAGCATGGATGACGCGGCTCTGGAAGAGAGCCTGGAAACCAGCCCCACCCCCAACAGACGCACACGCCGAGAAGCCTGCACTTGTCCCTACTGCAAGGATGGGGAGGGCCG CAGTAGCGACCCCACCAAGAAGAAGCAGCACATCTGCCATATCCCTGGCTGCAACAAGGTCTACGGCAAGACGTCACACCTGCGCGCCCATCTGCGCTGGCACACGGGAGAGAGGCCGTTTGTCTGCTCCTGGTCCTTCTGTGGCAAGCGCTTCACCCGCTCGGATGAGCTGCAACGACACAAGCGCACCCACACTG GTGAGAAGAAGTTCTCCTGTCCAGAATGTCCCAAGCGCTTCATGCGCAGTGACCACCTCTCCAAGCACATCAAGACCCACTTGAATAAGAAGGGCGTCCCAGCAGGCGGCCAGCCCACGTCCGACTCCGCCTCTCCCGCCCCTGTCGCCTCGGACAACGGCGCGCAAGCCGACCAACCCACACTCATCACCATGGAGACTCTGTCGCCTGAGGGCATCGCCAGGCTAGCGAGCAGCGGCATTAACGTCATGCAGGTGACGGACATCCACTCGCTGAACATGAACAGTAACGGCTACTGA